The Colletotrichum higginsianum IMI 349063 chromosome 2, whole genome shotgun sequence genome has a segment encoding these proteins:
- a CDS encoding Alkaline phytoceramidase, with protein MSHKHQTLRFASDPTAGDGIWGYPTSKANFCEEDYLLTRYIAEFINCLSNATYIYLALKYPRANAKAAVPWYRTLDIQSIGLILVGIFSGVFHGTMHQETQLLDDLSMLVLAGSLVQPLYVFRQSRAVGAAVATILWLGIAAMATIYVRSGDIFIHVMTFTGLLTFVWPRTLFIVYGTGRWSKPEQRRLMAQFAKACAVLILGFTLWHIDLEYCAELRAARRSLGLPLAWLLELHGWWHIFTAFGASWYMRLIRELTSDDQSMDNAKKAQ; from the exons ATGAGCCACAAGCATCAGACCCTCCGCTTCGCGAGCGATCCAACTGCCGGCGATGGCATCTGGGGCTACCCGACCAGCAAGGCAAA CTTCTGCGAAGAAGATTACCTCTTGACGCGCTACATCGCCGAGTTCATCAACTGTCTCTCCAATGCTACCTACA TCTACCTCGCGCTCAAGTACCCGCGCGCCAATGCCAAGGCCGCAGTCCCATGGTACAGGACCCTCGACATCCAGTCCATCGGCCTGATCCTCGTGGGCATCTTCTCCGGCGTCTTCCACGGCACCATGCACCAGGAGACTCAGCTGCTTGACGACCTCTCCATGCTCGTGCTCGCCGGGTCGCTGGTCCAGCCGCTTTACGTCTTCCGCCAGtcgcgcgccgtcggcgccgccgtcgccacgaTCCTGTggctcggcatcgccgccatggccacCATCTACGTCCGCTCCGGCGACATCTTCATCCATGTCATGACCTTCACGGGCCTGCTGACCTTTGTCTGGCCGCGGACGCTCTTCATCGTCTACGGAACGGGCCGCTGGTCCAAACCGGAGCAGAGGCGGCTGATGGCGCAGTTCGCCAAGGCCTGCGCCGTCCTGATCCTCGGCTTCACGCTGTGGCACATTGACCTCGAGTACTGCGCCGAGCTGAGGGCCGCGCGGAGGAGCCTCGGCCTGCCGCTCGCATGGCTGCTGGAGCTGCACGGCTGGTGGCACATCTTCACCGCCTTCGGCGCGAGCTGGTACATGAGGCTAATCAGGGAGCTGACGTCCGACGACCAGTCTATGGACAATGCGAAGAAGGCGCAGtag
- a CDS encoding Glycosyltransferase family 2, giving the protein MADIVLGAFWAWYTYDEALTKYLASKTKPIPLPEKPSYQSTDVSIIVATINTPDSFTNSLRLWLANRPKEIIIVTIERDLQRVYDLVKPIVDEGEDRISVMTADYASKRHQMVVGVQEAQGKILALVDDDAFWNTTEVIPYLLAPFENPKVGGVTGKQSALIAPERRNSAVITPWEVASLRSLDNQNNVQAVRSNADGGCFCMVGRTMMVRAEIVTDPRFMHAITTDTWCGKLLNTGDDVFLTRWLQTEGWDIAIQNAPEAEITTIVFDNASFLRQLVRWQRSAIQSFLTIVFFQPGIGQIAKKHPYMARKLVERLLRPLLAWIHIFAFIQGLRNNSTFAYFAAFWYIWGWISAYRGFIRRFPYAAPHIWACFLLDNAHPILEVYAWLTITTEAWGTRNEDA; this is encoded by the exons ATGGCGGACATTGTGCTTGGCGCCTTCTG GGCCTGGTACACCTATGATGAGGCTCTCACCAAGTACCTCGCCAGCAAGACAAAGCCTATTCCGCTCCCGGAGAAACCGTCTTACCAGAGCACCGACGTCAGCATCATTGTCGCAACTATCAACACCCCCGACTCTTTCACCAACAGCCTTCGCCTGTGGCTTGCCAACCGCCCTAAGGAgatcatcatcgtcaccattGAGCGCGACCTTCAGCGCGTCTATGACCTTGTCAAGCCCAtcgtcgatgagggcgaagACCGAATCAGCGTCATGACCGCCGATTATGCCAGCAAGAGACACCAGATGGTCGTCGGTGTTCAAGAAGCCCAGGGCAAGATCCTCGCccttgtcgatgatgatgccttCTGGAACACTACCGAGGTCATCCCGTACCTCCTTGCCCCCTTTGAGAACCCCAAGGTTGGAGGAGTGACTGGCAAGCAGAG TGCCCTCATTGCCCCGGAGCGCCGCAACTCGGCCGTCATCACTCCCTGGGAGGTCGCCTCGCTCCGCTCCCTCGACAATCAGAACAACGTGCAGGCCGTGCGCTccaacgccgacggcggctgtTTTTGCATGGTCGGCCGCACCATGATGGTCCGCGCCGAGATCGTGACGGACCCTCGTTTCATGCACGCCATCACCACCGACACCTGGTGCGGCAAACTCCTGAAcacgggcgacgacgtcttcctcACCCGCTGGCTCCAGACCGAGGGCTGGGACATCGCCATTCAGAACgcccccgaggccgagatcacGACTATCGTCTTTGACAACGCCAGCTTCCTCCGCCAGCTGGTTCGCTGGCAGCGCAGCGCCATCCAGTCGTTCCTCACGatcgtcttcttccagcCTGGTATCGGACAGATCGCCAA GAAGCATCCCTACATGGCCcgcaagctcgtcgagcgTCTTCTTCGACCTCTCCTGGCCTGGATCCACATCTTCGCTTTCATCCAGGGCTTGCGCAACAACTCCACTTTCGC GTACTTCGCCGCTTTCTGGTACATCTGGGGCTGGATCAGCGCCTACCGCGGCTTCATCCGCCGCTTTCCCTATGCCGCGCCTCACATCTGGGCTTGCTTCCTGCTCGACAACGCCCACCCCATCCTGGAGGTCTATGCCTGGCTGACTATAACCACCGAGGCCTGGGGCACCCGCAACGAGGATGCTTGA